One stretch of Vulpes lagopus strain Blue_001 chromosome X, ASM1834538v1, whole genome shotgun sequence DNA includes these proteins:
- the LOC121483620 gene encoding histone H2B-like, whose amino-acid sequence KRKKKESFNIYFPRLLKQVLEGLSLSQKSLSVIGSVVKDIFERIADEASRLAGSTKCSTITSREIQTAVRLLLLPKEIGKHAVSEASKAIMKYTFSK is encoded by the exons aaaagaaaaaaaaaagaa AGTTTCAACATCTACTTCCCCAGGCTTCTGAAGCAGGTTCTCGAGGGCCTGAGCCTCTCACAGAAGTCCCTGAGCGTCATAGGTTCAGTTGTTAAGGACATCTTTGAGCGCATCGCTGATGAGGCCTCTCGCCTGGCCGGCTCCACCAAGTGCTCCACCATCACCTCCAGGGAGATCCAGACCGCCgtgcggctgctgctgctgcccaaaGAGATTGGCAAGCACGCTGTGTCTGAGGCCTCCAAGGCTATCATGAAGTACACCTTTAGCAAGTGA